The Ramlibacter sp. PS4R-6 nucleotide sequence TAAAATCAGCGGTTTCCCCCGGCCTTTCCTCGATGTTGACGTTCCAGCAGATCATCCTGAAGCTCCAGTCCTACTGGGACGGGAAGGGCTGCGCGCTCCTGCAGCCCTACGACATGGAGGTGGGCGCGGGCACGTCGCACACCGCCACCTTCCTGCGCGCGCTGGGCCCCGAGCCGTGGAAGGCCGCGTACGTGCAGCCCAGCCGCCGCCCCAAGGACGGCCGCTACGGCGAGAACCCCAACCGCCTGCAGCATTACTACCAGTACCAGGTGGTGCTCAAGCCCGCGCCCGCGAACATCCTCGAGCTCTACCTCGGCTCGCTCGCAGCGCTGGGCTTCGACCTGAAGAAGAACGACATCCGTTTCGTCGAGGACGATTGGGAGAACCCGACGCTCGGCGCGTGGGGTCTCGGTTGGGAAGTGTGGCTCAACGGCATGGAGGTCACGCAGTTCACCTACTTCCAGCAGGTGGGCGGGCTCGACTGCAAGCCGATCACGGGCGAGATCACCTACGGCCTGGAGCGCCTGGCGATGTACCTGCAGGGCGTGGAGAACGTGTACGACCTGAAGTGGACCGACACGATGTCGTACGGCGACGTCTACAAGCAGAACGAGGTCGAGCAGTCGGCCTACAACTTCGAGCACAGCGACGCCGACTTCCTGTTCCAGGCCTTCGCGGCGCACGAGAAGCAGGCGAAGTACCTGATGGAACAGCAGCTCGCGCTGCCCGCCTACGAGCAGGTGCTCAAGGCGGCGCACAGCTTCAACCTGCTGGATGCGCGCGGCGCGATCAGCGTGACGGAACGCGCGGCCTACATCGGCCGCATCCGCAATCTGGCGCGGGCCGTCGCGCAAAGCTATTACGACAGCCGCGAACGCCTGGGCTTCCCGATGGCGCCGAAGGAGTGGGTGGCGCAGATGCCGAAGAAGGAAGCGGCATGACGAAGAAAAACCTGCTGGTGGAACTCTTCGTCGAGGAGTTGCCGCCCAAGGCGCTGAAGAAGCTGGGCGAGGCGTTCTCGGGCACCCTGCTCGAACAGCTCAAGGCCCAGGGCCTCGCGACCGCCGAATCGAAGGTGACGGCCTTCGCTTCGCCGCGACGCCTCGGGGCGCACGTGACGGCAGTTGCTGCACAAGGCGCCGACAAGCCGCTGTCGCAGAAACTCATGCCGGTGAGCGTGGGCCTCGACGCGAACGGCCAGCCCACGCCCGCGCTCGTCAAGAAGCTGCAGTCGCTGGGCGCGGACGCATCCGCTGCTGCCGGCCTGAAGCGCGCGATGGACGGCAAGGCCGAAGCACTCTTCTACGAAAGCACGGCCAAGGGCGCCACGTTGGCCGAAGGGCTGCAGAAGGCGCTGGGCGAAGCGATCGCCAAGCTGCCGATCCCGAAGGTGATGACCTACCAGCTGGCCGACGGCTGGAGCGACGTGAAGTTCGTGCGCCCCGCGCACCGGCTCGTCGCGCTGCATGGCGACCAGGTCGTGCCCGTGACTGCGCTCGGCCTGAAGGCCGGCAACCAGACCGAAGGCCACCGCTTCGAGAGCACCAAGGCACCGCTTCCCATTGGCAATGCGGACGCTTATGAGTCGCAGATGCTGGAAGAGGGCCGGGTCATCGCCTCCTTCGACAAGCGCCGCGCCGAGATCGCCAAGCAGCTCGAAGCGGCCGCGCAAAAAGTCGGCGGGGGCGCCAAGCCGGTCGACGACGACGCGCTGCTCGACGAAGTCACCGCCCTCGTCGAGCGCCCCAATGTGCTCACCTGCGAATTCGAGCGCGAGTTCCTGGGCGTGCCGCAGGAGTGCCTCATCCTCACGATGAAGGCCAACCAGAAGTACTTCCCGCTGCTGGACGCCCAGGGCAAGCTCACGAACAAGTTCCTCGTGGTGAGCAACATCCGCCCGCAGGACGCGAGCGCCGTCACCGGCGGCAACGAGCGCGTGGTGCGCCCGCGCCTGGCCGACGCCAAGTTCTTCTTCGACCAGGACCGCAAGAAGCCGCTCGCCGCGCGCGTGGCCGGCCTGGGCAAGGTCGTGTACCACAACAAGCTCGGCACGCAAGGCGAGCGCATCGAGCGCGTGCGCGCGATCGCGAAGGTGATCGGCGCGCAGCTGGGCAGCGATGCGCTGGCGCAGCACGCCGACCGCGCCGCCGAACTCGCCAAGGCCGACCTGCTCACCGACATGGTGGGCGAGTTCCCCGAGCTGCAGGGCACCATGGGCCGCTACTACGCGCTGCACGACGGCCTGGGCGCGGAAATCGCCGACGCGATCGAGGACCACTACAAGCCGCGCTTTGCCGGCGACACGCTGCCGCGCAACGACGTCGGCATCGTGGTCGCGCTGGCCGACAAGCTCGAGACGCTCGCGGGCCTCTTCGCCATCGGGCAGCTGCCCACCGGCGACAAGGACCCCTTCGCGCTGCGCCGCCACGCGCTGGGCATCGTGCGCATGCTGATGGAAAGGGACCTGAAGCTGGACCTGGGCGCGCTCGTGAAGGAAGCGCTGGGCCTGTTCCCGCAAGCCACCGACCAGACCGCGCAGCAGCTCACGACCTTCATCTACGAACGCCTGGCGGGCCAGTTGCGCGAGCAGGGCTACAGCGCGCAGGAAGTCGAAGCGGTGCTGGCGCTGCAGCCGCAGCGCCTGGGCGACGTGGCCAAGCGCCTCGCGGCCGTGCGCGCCTTTGCTTCGCTGCCGGAAGCGCCCGCGCTCGCCGCGGCCAACAAGCGCATCGGCAACATCCTGAAGAAGGCCGAGGGCGGCGTGCAGGCGCGCGTGAACGAATCGCTGCTGAAGGAAAGCGCCGAGCAGGCGCTTTTCGCCGCGATGAAGGACATCACGCCGCGCGCCGACGCGCAGTTCCAGTCCGGCGACCACCAGGCGTCGCTGCAGACGCTGGCCGCGCTGCGCACCCCGGTCGACACCTTCTTCGACGACGTGATGGTCAACGCGGACGACGCGCAGCTGCGCGCCAACCGCCTCGGCCTGCTCGCCACCCTGCACGGCGCGATGAACCGCGTCGCCGACCTCTCGAAGCTGGCCGCATGAAACTCGTCATCCTCGACCGCGACGGCACCATCAACGCCGACAGCGACGAGTACATCAAGTCGCCGGAGGAGTGGCAGCCGCTGCCCGGCGCGCTGGAAGCGATCGCGCGCCTGAACCACGCCGGCTGGCATGCGGTGATCGCATCGAACCAGTCGGGCCTGGGCCGCGGCCTCTTCGACGTCGCCTCGCTCAACGCCATGCACGCCAAGATGCACAAGATGCTGTCGGCGCAGGGCGGCCGCATCGACGCGGTGTTCTACTGCCCGCACACGCCCGACGAAGGCTGCCGCTGCCGCAAGCCGCAGCCGGGGCTCTTCGAGCAGATCGCCGAGCGCTTCGGCGTGGACCTCAAGGGCGTGCCCGTCGTCGGCGACGGCCTGCGCGACCTGCAGGCCGGCTCGGCTGCCGGCTGCGAGCCGCACCTGGTGCTCACCGGCAAGGGCGCGGCGCTCAAGGGCCTGCCGCTGCCGCCGGAGTACCCGGCCGGCACGCGCACGCACGAGGACCTCGCCGCCTTCGCCGACTGGCTGATCACCACGCGCCACGGGGGGGCCAAGCCGGCCTGACGATGCTGTTCCTGTCCGCCCTGCGCTCCCTCGTCCACGGCGTGTGGATGCTGGTGACCGTGATCCCCTGGGGGATCATGATGGTGACCGCCTCGCTTTTCGTGGACGGCGTGACGATGTACCGCCTGGCGCAGGGCTGGCTGTGGTTGGCCATGCGCGGCCTGCAGCTGATCTGCGGCGTGCGCTGGCGTGTGACCGGCTACGAGAACCTGCCGGTGGGGCAGACCAGCCCGGCCATCCTGCTCGTCAAGCACCAGTCCACGCTCGAGACCTTCCTGATGCCGGTGCTCATGCCGCACCCGCTGGCCTACGTCTTCAAGCGCGAGCTGCTCTACATTCCCTTCTTCGGCTGGGCGATGGCGCGGCTGGACATGATCCACATCGACCGCAGCCAGCGCGCGCAGGCCTTCTCCAAGGTCGTGGCGCAGGGCAAGGGCCTGCTGGCGCGCGGCATCTGGATCATCATGTTCCCCGAAGGCACGCGCATCCCGCGCGGGCAGGTGGGCGTGTACAAGCACGGCGGCACGCGCCTGGCGGTGGAGACGGGCGCGCCCGTCATCCCCATTGCCGTCAATTCCGCCCGGGTGTGGCCGCGCAAGGCCTTCGTCAAGCGCCCCGGCGTGGTCGACGTGGTGATCGGCAAGCCCATTCCCAGCCAGGGCCGCGACCCCGACGACCTGATCCGCGAGGTGCAGGCCTGGATCGAAGGGCAGATGCGCGAGCTGGACCCCGAGGCCTACACCGAAGACGTCCGCGTCTAGTCGCATCCACGCATCAGCCCCGTCGGGTTAGTCCCATCGCGCTATCGATCCCGTAGCGGGTCGCCGCTAAACTCCCTCGCCATGCACCGGCTGTTGCAGCTCACCCTGGATTTCTTCGACGCGGTTCCCGCTGCCCCGGCCGACGCACAGCCGAAGCGCGAGGCCCCGCGCAAGCCGCGCGAGGACAAGCCCCTGGTCGCGGCGACCACGCCCGAACCGCGCCTGGACGAAGTGCTGCACCCGGCGTCGTTCCGCCACCCGCGCGCCAACCGCGAGGCGGTGCTGGGCGATTCCGTCGTGGCCTTCGAGTTCAAGCGCTCGCGCCGCCGCAACATCGGCTTCATGGTCGGCCCCGAAGGGCTGACGGTGAGCGCGCCGCGCTGGGTGCCGCTCTACGAGGTGGACACCGCGGTGCGCAGCAAGACGCCGTGGATCCTGAAGAAGCTGGGCGAGGTGCACGAGCGCCAGCGCCGCATCGAATCGGCGCGCATCGAATGGCGCGACGGCGCGCGCTTCCCGTTCCTCGGCGAGGAGGTCGAGCTGGTGCTGGACCCGCGCGCCTCCGGCGCCGTGCTCGAAAGCGACGCCGGGCTGCCACCGCGGCGCCTGCGCGTCGGGCTGCCGCAGCAGGCCGAGCCTTCGCAGGTGCGCGACGCGGTGCAGGCCTGGCTGATGCGCCGGGCGCACACGCTCTTCACCGAGCGGCTCGACCACTACGCGCCGCTGCTGCGCGTGCGCTGGAAGAAGCTCGCGCTGTCGAACGCCGGCACGCGCTGGGGCACCGCGCATTCGGACGGCACCATCCGCCTGAACTGGCGCCTGGTGCACTTCCGCCTGCCGGTGATCGACTACGTCGTGGCGCACGAGCTGAGCCACCTTCGCGTCATGGACCACAGCCCGAAGTTCTGGGACACGGTGGCCAGCGTGGTGCCCGACTACGAGCACCTGCGCGGCCAGCTGAAGGACGAGGCGCTGCCGTCCTGGTGAGCCGGGCTACACTGGCCCGCATCGGGGAGGAAGGATGCAAGTCACACTGAGCTTGCGCGCGCGCCTGCTGGTCGTCATGACCGCGGCGCTGCTGCCGCTGCTGGGCGTGCACCTCTGGGGCGCGATGCGCGACACGCAGGCGTCCATGGAACTGGCGCGCTCGCAGTTGCGGTTTTCCGCTTCGCTGCTGGCCGCGAACCAGGAGCGCATCGTCGACACGGTGGAGCAGTTGCTCGGGGCCATCGCGCAGATGCCGGAAATGCGGGCCCTGGACCGCGCCCGCTGCCAGGCCTATTTCGAGTCGCTGCGCGACCGCTACCCGGTGTACAGCAACATCGGCCTGATCGACACCGAAGGCCAGGTGCTCTGCCACGCACTCGGCTCGCGCGGCACGCCTTCCGCGCGCGACCGCGACTATTTCAACCAGGCGCTGGCGCATCGGCGCTTCGTCATCGGCGAGCCGATCGTCGGGCGCATCGTCAACCAACCCGCGCTGCCCTTCGCGATGCCGGTGCTGGAGCAGGGCGCGGTCGTGGGCGTCGTGTTCGCCTCGCTCGACCTGCCGCGGGCATCGCGTGAACTGGGCGCAGCCGAGCTCCCCGCTGGGGCGCGGGTCACGGTGGCGGACCGGCACGGGCACATCCTGATGCAGTTCCCCGCATACGGCGAACTGCTGCGCGCGGCCGTGCACGAGGAGCTGCTGCAGGCGGCGCGCACGATGCAGCCCTTTTCCGGCGAAGGCCCCGACAGGGCCGGCGAGATGCGGCTGTACGCCCTGGCGCCCACGAAACGGGTCGGCGACCAGGGATTCGTGGTGCGGGTGGGCCTTCCCGCCGAGGCTGCGAAGCGCGCGACGTGGGAGCGCGGCCGCGAGGAATTCCTCGTGCTGGCCACCGTCATGGCGCTGGCGATGCTGGCGGTGTGGTGGATCGGCGGGCGGATGATCGTGAAGCCCGCCAAGCAGATCCTCGGCGCGGCGCGGCGCATCGAGCAGGGGCGCCTGGACGCGCGCGTGCCCGTGCTGCTGGCCGGGCGGCGCGACGAATTCGCGCGCCTGGGCGCGGCGTTCAACCTGATGGCCGACTCCCTGCAGATGCGGCAGGCCGACCTGGAAGCGGAGCTCGGCCGCAGCCGCGGCGCCTACGCGGTGCTCGACCAGGTGCTCAACAGCATGCAGGAGGGCCTGATCGCCGTGACGCGCGAAGGCAAGTTCCTGCTGCACAACGCCGCGGCTGGGCGCATCCTGCCGCTGTCGGATGCGCCGGTGCTGCCCGAGCTGTGGCCCGGGCACTTCGGCATCCACTACCCGGGCGACCGCACGCCCTACCGCGCCGACGACCTGCCGCTGGTGCGCGCGGCGCTGGGCGAAGGCGAAGGGCAGGCGCTGCTGTTCGTGCGCAATGCGCTGGTGCCCGAAGGCCGGCTGGTCCAGTGCACCTGGCACCGCATGCAGGGCGACGTGCCCGGCGGGCTCGTGGTGTTCAGCGACGTCACGCAGCTGCAACGGCTGGAGGCCGAGCAGGCGGCGCACCTCGCGCGGCTGCAGGAGGCGCAGCGCAAGCTGACCGACTCGCAGCGCGTGGGGCGCGTGGGCAACTGGGAGCTGGACCTGCGCACCGGCCGGCTGTGGTGGTCCGACGAGGTGTACGCGCTGTACGGCATCGCACCCGAGTCCTTCGGCCATGACCTGCAGGCGTTCGAGCTGCTGGTGCATGCCGACGACCGCGCGCTGTTCAAGCCGGCGCGCGACCAGGCGCTGCGTGACGGCAAGGTGATGAACCTCGAGTACCGCATCGTGCGGCCGGACGGCTCGGTGGCCTGGATGCACGAGATCGCCGAGGCCCGCCGCGACGCCTCGGGCGAGCCCGTGTGGTTCGGCGGCGTGGTGCAGGACGTGACCGAGCGCAAGGCGATCGCGCTGGAGAACGCGCGCCTGCTCGACGAGGTGCGCGAGCTGAACGCCGGCCTGGAATCGCGCATCGCCGAACGCACGGCGCAGCTGCGCGCGGCCAACCAGGAGCTCGAGGCCTTCTCGTATTCGGTGTCGCACGACCTGCGCGCGCCGCTGGGCGCGATCGGCGGCTTCGCGCGCGCGCTGGAGGCCAAGCTGGAGCCCGGCGGCGACGAGCGCACGCTGCATTACTTCGGGCGCATCCAGGCCGGGGTGCGCAAGATGGAGGAGCTCATCGAAGCGCTGCTGCAGCTGTCGCGCTTCACGCGCGCGCCGCTGGAGTGGGCCGACGTCGACCTCGGTGCGCTGGCGCGCGAGACGGCGGAGAACCTGCAGCTGCAAGACCCGCAGCGCAAGGTGGAACTGCACGTGCAGGACGGCCTGGTCGCGCGCGGCGACGAACGGCTGTTGCGCGCGGCGATCGAGAACCTGGTCGGCAACGCCTGGAAGTTCACCGCGGCGGTGGCGCAGCCGCGCATCGACGTGGGCCGCAGCGCCGACGGCGCGTTCTACGTGCGCGACAACGGCGTGGGCTTCGACATGGCCTATGCCGACAAGCTCTTCACCGCTTTCCACCGCCTGCACAAGGAAAGCGAGTTCCCCGGCACGGGCATCGGGCTGGCCACCGTGCGGCGCATCGTCACGCTGCACCAGGGGCGCGTGTGGGCGCAGTCGCAGCCCGGCGCGGGCACCACCTTCTACTTCACGCTCTGAAAGCGCCAGACGCCGTCGGCGTCGCGGGCGCGCGCGAGGCGTCCCTCGTGCCACAGCGCGTGCAGGTGCGCCACCGATTCGCCCATCGCGAAGGTCGTCTGGTGCAGGTCGAGGGCGCGCTTGAACAGCACCGGCAGGACATCGGCGGCCGACTTCGCGCCGGCCGAGCACGCCTCGACCACTTCGGCCAGCCGCTCGTCGTGGTGGTCGTGCAGCTGCTTCACGCGCTCGTGGATGCCGCGGAAGGGCTTGCCGTGCGAGGGCAGCGCCAGCGTGCCTTCGGGCAGTGCGTCGAAGCGGTCGATGGACGCCAGGAACAGGCGCAGCGGGTCCGACTCGGGCTCGACGTCGTACACGCTCACGTTGGTCGAGATGCGGGGCAGCAGCATGTCGCCCGAGATGAGCACCTGCAGTTCCTCGCAGAACAGCGAGATGTGTTCCGGCGCGTGGCCGTAGCCGGAGATGCAGCGCCAGGTGCGCCCGCCGATGGCGACGCGGTCGCCGTCCTGCAGGCGGCGAAAGCGCGGCGGCACCTTCGGCACCATCCCGGGGTAGTAGCTGGCGCGGGCGCGAATCTTCTCCAGCGACTCCGGGTCCGTGAGGCCGTGCGACGCGAAGAAATCCGCGGCTGCGGCGCCGCCGAAGCCCGTGGTCGACTGCGAGGCCAGGCGCGCCGCGTTGAAATCGGTGGCGCTGATCCACAGCGGCGCGTTCCAGCGCTCGCACAGCCACCAGGCCAGGCCGATGTGGTCGGGGTGCATGTGCGTGACGATCACGCGCAGGATGGGCAGGCCTTCGAGCTGCGTCGCGAACACCTCTTCCCACTGCGCCTGCGCTTCCTCGCGGCTGATGCAGCAGTCGACCACGGTCCAGCCGGCGCGGCCGTCGATCTCGTCCCGCAGCAGCCACAGGTTGATGTGGTCCAGCGCGAAGGGCAGCGCCATGCGGATCCAGCGCACGCCCGGCGCGACCTCGAGCGTCGTGCCCGGCGCGGGCAGGGTGTCGCCAAACGGGTACTCCAGGCGGGCTTCGAGGGCGTTCATCGGGGGATCGTTCAGGTTGACGTTGACGTAAACGTCAGATGTGAGGCATTCTAGGCGGCGCGCCGGCCCGCAAGCTGTCGCGCGGCATACAGCACCCATGGCCACCCCCACCTACACGATCAGCGACCTGGCGAAGGAATTCGACCTCACGACGCGCGCGATGCGCTTCTACGAGGACATGGGGCTGCTGCAGCCGCAACGCACCGGCCCCGGCGGGCGCAACCGCGTCTACAGCGCGCGCGACCGCACGCGCCTGAAGCTCACGCTGCGCGCCAAGCGCCTGGGGCTTTCGCTCACCGAGGCGAAAGAGATCATCGACATGTACGACAGCCCGCGCGACACCGGGCCGCAGCTGAAGAAGTTCCTCGCGGTGCTGGCGCAGCACCGCAAGCAGCTGGAAGACCAGATGGCGGACCTGCAGGCGCAGCTGGACGAAGTGAAGGTGCACGAGAAGGAAGCGCGCACCCTGCTCGCGAAGTCCGAAAAAGGCCGCCAGGCGGCCTGAGGCGCGCCGTCAGCCGTCGCGGCGGCCGACGCTGTCGAACGGGTCGATCGGCAGGAAGCCGCTGTCGAGCTGCTGCACCGAGTCCTCCCACAGCGCCCAGTCGTCCTCGTCGTTGCCTTCGATCACCTGCACCGCGGGGTCCACCTCATAGGCGCGCAGGCCGGGCGCGGGCCTCAGGGCCGGGCGGTGGGCGGCGGCGTGGCGCCGGGACGGGTTGGTCATGGCTCGCTCCTTCCGACTGCGAAGGAACGCACTCTCGCGCCGCGCCGACACGCCGCGTGTCAGAAGATGTCGACTCTTGCTGGAAGGTGTCCGGCTGTTACTCCGCGGCCGAGTAGCCGGGCAGCGGGCGCAGCAGGCGGTCGGCCACCGTTCCCGCGAACAGGGGCGCCAGGGCATTGACGCGCTGGGCGGCTTGCCATTCGCAGTGGCGGTGCGCGACCACGGAGAACAGGTCGGAGCGCGCGTTCCACAGGTCGGAGGCGGTGCGGGCGCGCTGCAGGCGCGTGCGCAGGTGTTCGCAGTCCGCGCCGTCGCAGTCGTGCAGCAGCGCGAGGATGTGCTCGCGCAGCGCGGCGACGTCGCAGGGCGTGCTGGCCAGCTCGACCGGCGCGGCGGTGCCGGTGAGGCTGCTCAACCAGTGGGTCCAGGAGGGCACGGCCGGCTCCGGTTCAACGGACGAAACGCCCGTCCAGCCCGATGATCGACAGGTCGGCGAAGTCCAGCCCGGTGTGGTTGCCCGCCGTGTAGCCGACTTCCAGCCCGCCCAGGTTGTATGGCTTCATGCCATCGAGCGTGGCCACCAGCTTTTCGCGCGTGGGGTTCTTGCCGCTGCGGCGCAGCGCCTCCACCAGCACCTTCGCGGCGGCATAGCCTTCCAGCATCGCGGGAGAAAGTTGCACGCCCTTGGCCTTCGCCAGCTCCTGGGCTTCCTTGACCATCGGGAAGGCGATGGAGCGTTCCGAGGGGAACACCTGCGTGACGATCACGCCGCGCGCGTTGTCGCCCAGCGCCTTGATGAAACCCGAGGACGCGTTGTTCGACAGCGTGACGACGTGCGCGGCCGACTTGGCCGCACGCAGCGCGCGCACGCCGTCGGCCACCGCCTTCGCCGAGCCGACCCAGATCACGGCCTGCGTCTCGCGGCCGACCAGCACGGGAACGATCTGCGCGTAGTCCGGCTGGTTGCGATCGGCCTTGATCACGGCGGTGGCCTTGAGCTTCGTGCGCTCGAAGCCGCGGCTGGCGCCGGCCAGCGCGTCGGCGCCGAAGGAATCGTCGGCGTGCACGACGGCGATGCGCTGGATGCCCTGCGTGTGCAGGTGCTCCACCGCCTTCTCGGCTTCCCGCTGGTAGGACGAGCGCACGTTGAACACGTATTTGTGCACGGGCTGGTGCAGCGCCATGGCACCGGTCGAGGGGCCGACCAGCGCGATGCGGTTGGCCTCCAGCACCGGCATCACGGCCTGCGTGTGCGGCGTGCCGCGCGTGAGGAACAGCGCGAGGACCCGGCCGTCCGCGGCGAGCTTGCGCGCGTTCTCGGCGGCCAGCTTCGGGTCGAACTGGTCGTCGAGCGAAACGAGTTCGACCGGCTGGCCGTTGACGCCGCCCTTCGCGTTCACCGCATCGAACCACAGGCGGGCGCCGTCCGTGGTTTCCTTCACCCCCGCCGCGACGGGGCCCGTGAATCCGGCCGTCTGCCCGACCACGATCTGCGCCTGCGCGTAGCCGCATGCGAGTGCGGCAACCAGCAGGGCCTGCTTCCAACGACGCTTCGCTTCCATGCTGTCTCCTTCAGGATTTCGTCAGGAAAGTCTAGGAGTGCTTTCGTCCTTGTGCGTGTGGCTTCTACGTTGTGGGTTCTACGTTGTGGGAACCCACAACATGGCGTTCAGCGTGCGAGCTGCGCGCGAAAGAAGTCCGTGAGGTCGCGCAGCGCCTGCTCGCGGCTGTCGCGTGTGCCGCCGTGCGTGAAGCCCCACTTGCCGCAATCGCGAAACACCTGGTGCGCGAACGCGGCCCAGTCGGCGCCGGCGACCAAGCCGGTCTTCGCGTAGACCATCTCGCCGCCGGGGCGGATCACGTAGTCGCAGGCCGCGTAGTTCTGCGTGCGGCCGCGCCACTCCGGGCCGGGCTCGAGGAACTGGTGCGACGCACCCGGGTAGACGATGGCCTGCGCGCGGCCGCCCGCCTGCCGGATGCGATCCGCGTACGCCACGCATTTCGCGGCGGGCGAGAGGTCGTCCTTCTCGCCGAGGAGGAAAAGGATGGGCGAAGCCGCGGGAACGACCTGCTCCCATTGCGCCGCGCAGCTCGGGTAGAGCGCGGCGTGCGCCCGGTAGCCGGGTGCCGCGCCCAGCGCCGCGTCGCGCAGCGGTGCCTGCTGCGTGAAGATCGCGGCGATGCCGCCGCGCGAGAAACCGGCGATGCCGATGCGCTGCGGGTCGATGTCGGGCCGCGCCCGCAGCGCGAGCAGGGCGGCGAAGCCGTCGATCGCCGTGGCCGCCGTGGACAGGCGTCCCTGGTCGGCGCCGGTGGACGACAGGCCGCGGCCGCCGAAGCTGTCCAGGAGCAGCGCGGCG carries:
- the glyQ gene encoding glycine--tRNA ligase subunit alpha translates to MLTFQQIILKLQSYWDGKGCALLQPYDMEVGAGTSHTATFLRALGPEPWKAAYVQPSRRPKDGRYGENPNRLQHYYQYQVVLKPAPANILELYLGSLAALGFDLKKNDIRFVEDDWENPTLGAWGLGWEVWLNGMEVTQFTYFQQVGGLDCKPITGEITYGLERLAMYLQGVENVYDLKWTDTMSYGDVYKQNEVEQSAYNFEHSDADFLFQAFAAHEKQAKYLMEQQLALPAYEQVLKAAHSFNLLDARGAISVTERAAYIGRIRNLARAVAQSYYDSRERLGFPMAPKEWVAQMPKKEAA
- the gmhB gene encoding D-glycero-beta-D-manno-heptose 1,7-bisphosphate 7-phosphatase; amino-acid sequence: MKLVILDRDGTINADSDEYIKSPEEWQPLPGALEAIARLNHAGWHAVIASNQSGLGRGLFDVASLNAMHAKMHKMLSAQGGRIDAVFYCPHTPDEGCRCRKPQPGLFEQIAERFGVDLKGVPVVGDGLRDLQAGSAAGCEPHLVLTGKGAALKGLPLPPEYPAGTRTHEDLAAFADWLITTRHGGAKPA
- a CDS encoding M48 family metallopeptidase, encoding MHRLLQLTLDFFDAVPAAPADAQPKREAPRKPREDKPLVAATTPEPRLDEVLHPASFRHPRANREAVLGDSVVAFEFKRSRRRNIGFMVGPEGLTVSAPRWVPLYEVDTAVRSKTPWILKKLGEVHERQRRIESARIEWRDGARFPFLGEEVELVLDPRASGAVLESDAGLPPRRLRVGLPQQAEPSQVRDAVQAWLMRRAHTLFTERLDHYAPLLRVRWKKLALSNAGTRWGTAHSDGTIRLNWRLVHFRLPVIDYVVAHELSHLRVMDHSPKFWDTVASVVPDYEHLRGQLKDEALPSW
- a CDS encoding MerR family transcriptional regulator produces the protein MATPTYTISDLAKEFDLTTRAMRFYEDMGLLQPQRTGPGGRNRVYSARDRTRLKLTLRAKRLGLSLTEAKEIIDMYDSPRDTGPQLKKFLAVLAQHRKQLEDQMADLQAQLDEVKVHEKEARTLLAKSEKGRQAA
- a CDS encoding lysophospholipid acyltransferase family protein; the protein is MSALRSLVHGVWMLVTVIPWGIMMVTASLFVDGVTMYRLAQGWLWLAMRGLQLICGVRWRVTGYENLPVGQTSPAILLVKHQSTLETFLMPVLMPHPLAYVFKRELLYIPFFGWAMARLDMIHIDRSQRAQAFSKVVAQGKGLLARGIWIIMFPEGTRIPRGQVGVYKHGGTRLAVETGAPVIPIAVNSARVWPRKAFVKRPGVVDVVIGKPIPSQGRDPDDLIREVQAWIEGQMRELDPEAYTEDVRV
- the glyS gene encoding glycine--tRNA ligase subunit beta; the protein is MTKKNLLVELFVEELPPKALKKLGEAFSGTLLEQLKAQGLATAESKVTAFASPRRLGAHVTAVAAQGADKPLSQKLMPVSVGLDANGQPTPALVKKLQSLGADASAAAGLKRAMDGKAEALFYESTAKGATLAEGLQKALGEAIAKLPIPKVMTYQLADGWSDVKFVRPAHRLVALHGDQVVPVTALGLKAGNQTEGHRFESTKAPLPIGNADAYESQMLEEGRVIASFDKRRAEIAKQLEAAAQKVGGGAKPVDDDALLDEVTALVERPNVLTCEFEREFLGVPQECLILTMKANQKYFPLLDAQGKLTNKFLVVSNIRPQDASAVTGGNERVVRPRLADAKFFFDQDRKKPLAARVAGLGKVVYHNKLGTQGERIERVRAIAKVIGAQLGSDALAQHADRAAELAKADLLTDMVGEFPELQGTMGRYYALHDGLGAEIADAIEDHYKPRFAGDTLPRNDVGIVVALADKLETLAGLFAIGQLPTGDKDPFALRRHALGIVRMLMERDLKLDLGALVKEALGLFPQATDQTAQQLTTFIYERLAGQLREQGYSAQEVEAVLALQPQRLGDVAKRLAAVRAFASLPEAPALAAANKRIGNILKKAEGGVQARVNESLLKESAEQALFAAMKDITPRADAQFQSGDHQASLQTLAALRTPVDTFFDDVMVNADDAQLRANRLGLLATLHGAMNRVADLSKLAA
- a CDS encoding ATP-binding protein, with protein sequence MQVTLSLRARLLVVMTAALLPLLGVHLWGAMRDTQASMELARSQLRFSASLLAANQERIVDTVEQLLGAIAQMPEMRALDRARCQAYFESLRDRYPVYSNIGLIDTEGQVLCHALGSRGTPSARDRDYFNQALAHRRFVIGEPIVGRIVNQPALPFAMPVLEQGAVVGVVFASLDLPRASRELGAAELPAGARVTVADRHGHILMQFPAYGELLRAAVHEELLQAARTMQPFSGEGPDRAGEMRLYALAPTKRVGDQGFVVRVGLPAEAAKRATWERGREEFLVLATVMALAMLAVWWIGGRMIVKPAKQILGAARRIEQGRLDARVPVLLAGRRDEFARLGAAFNLMADSLQMRQADLEAELGRSRGAYAVLDQVLNSMQEGLIAVTREGKFLLHNAAAGRILPLSDAPVLPELWPGHFGIHYPGDRTPYRADDLPLVRAALGEGEGQALLFVRNALVPEGRLVQCTWHRMQGDVPGGLVVFSDVTQLQRLEAEQAAHLARLQEAQRKLTDSQRVGRVGNWELDLRTGRLWWSDEVYALYGIAPESFGHDLQAFELLVHADDRALFKPARDQALRDGKVMNLEYRIVRPDGSVAWMHEIAEARRDASGEPVWFGGVVQDVTERKAIALENARLLDEVRELNAGLESRIAERTAQLRAANQELEAFSYSVSHDLRAPLGAIGGFARALEAKLEPGGDERTLHYFGRIQAGVRKMEELIEALLQLSRFTRAPLEWADVDLGALARETAENLQLQDPQRKVELHVQDGLVARGDERLLRAAIENLVGNAWKFTAAVAQPRIDVGRSADGAFYVRDNGVGFDMAYADKLFTAFHRLHKESEFPGTGIGLATVRRIVTLHQGRVWAQSQPGAGTTFYFTL
- a CDS encoding MBL fold metallo-hydrolase, with the translated sequence MNALEARLEYPFGDTLPAPGTTLEVAPGVRWIRMALPFALDHINLWLLRDEIDGRAGWTVVDCCISREEAQAQWEEVFATQLEGLPILRVIVTHMHPDHIGLAWWLCERWNAPLWISATDFNAARLASQSTTGFGGAAAADFFASHGLTDPESLEKIRARASYYPGMVPKVPPRFRRLQDGDRVAIGGRTWRCISGYGHAPEHISLFCEELQVLISGDMLLPRISTNVSVYDVEPESDPLRLFLASIDRFDALPEGTLALPSHGKPFRGIHERVKQLHDHHDERLAEVVEACSAGAKSAADVLPVLFKRALDLHQTTFAMGESVAHLHALWHEGRLARARDADGVWRFQSVK